The genomic interval AGTACCAGAAGGAGGGGATCTAATTATAGGAGGGCGACTTCTAGATTATGATATAATAGAAGAAAGTATCACAGATGATCCAAAAGTTAAAATAGTTATTGAAGCTTATTGCAAGGATCAACATAATGTAAAAAATAATTGGATTCAAACTTTTGAAGTATCAGAATCTTTTTCTAGAAACAAGGATCCATTTAATGAAGAAGTTTTAAGAAATAGTCTTTTAACAAGTTTAATTAATAAAATATACAATAAAACAATAAATCAAATCAATGAAAATAGAAAACATAGAGGGGATGAAATCATAAAAAATAGACCAGTTGTTACTGAATATGATATAATAGATGAAGAAAATGCTGCTGATACTACTACTGGCAGTAGTAGCAACAACAGTAGTAGCGCTACTATTAATAATAATGATGATAATAGTAGTAATAATAACAATGAAAACACTTCTATTTCTTCTATTACTTCTGCTACTTATAATAATGAATCATCTAATAATACTAACTAATACTACTATTAGTAGTAGCAATAATAGTGATGATGATAGTAGTAATAGTGATAATACGCTAAAAAATAAAAAAATAGAAAAGGAGAAATAGGAATCTTATAAAAAAAGAAGATACAAAAATAGGTTAATTGAAAAAATTAATATTTTGATTCAATAATGAAGAAATAATGAAAGAAATATATTCAACAATATTTGGTTTTTTAATCGTTTTTATATGTACACTACTTATTACAATAATTTTAATTCAAAATCCTAAAAAAGAAAGTATTTCTCAATATTTTATGGAAAAAAATTTTAGATTTTTTGGTATAAGACAAACAAATACTTTTTTAGAAAGAATTACTTGGATATTATCTATTATTTTAGTTTTTTTAACTTTATTTTTTAATTTGTTTTTGATCAAAACAATAAATATTATGTCATAATGTCATTTAATTGGATTCAATTTTGTAAAATTGAAATATTTTTTATTTGGCATGTTTTTGGCAATAAATAATCAATGATAAATTAAGTATAGTTAACCTTAAAAATTATTAAATATGGTGGAAGTTAAGATTAAACCTTTAGAAGATCGTGTTCTAGTACAATCAGATCCTGCTGAAACAAAAACATCTTCAGGGATCATTATTCCTGATACAGCAAAAGAAAAACCCCAAAAAGGAACTATAATAGCTGTTGGAAATGGAAAAAAAAATGAACCTATGGTTCTAAAAAAAGGAGATAGAGTTTTATATGGTAAATATTCAGGGACTGAATTAAAGTGGGAGGGGAAAGAATATCTGATTATGAGAGTATCTGATGTAATTGCAATCATATAAAAAATAAATAATATAAAATATAATAAAAATAAAAAAAAGAAATTAAGATTGCAATTAAAATTAAGAAGTAAGTAATTAAGATAGATAACTTATTAAAAAAATCTAAAAAATTATGGCAAAAGATATTAAATTTGATATTGAAGCAAGAGATAAATTAAAAAAAGGAGTAGATGCATTAGCAAATGCTGTGAAAGTCACCTTGGGGCCAAAAGGAAGAAATGTTGTATTACAAAAATCCTTTGGAGGTCCACAAGTGACAAAAGATGGAGTTTCTGTAGCTAAAGAAATAGAATTAGAAGATTCTATAGAAAATCTTGGAGCTCAAATGGTAAAAGAAGTAGCATCCAAAACAAATGATGTAGCAGGAGATGGAACAACTACTGCTACAGTATTAGCACAAGCTATTGTTAGAGAAGGATTAAAAAACGTAGCAGCTGGAGCTAATCCAATGGATTTAAAAAGAGGAATAGATAAAGCATTAGAAGTTGTTATTTTTGATTTAAAAAAACAATCTAGAGAAGTAGGAGGAAATACAGAAAAAATAAAACAAGTTGCTTCTATATCTGCAAATAATGATGAAAAAACCGGAGCATTAATAGCTGACGCTTTTGAAAAAGTAGGAAAAGAAGGAGTTATCACGGTAGAAGAAGCAAAAGGAACAGATACATCAGTAGATGTTGTAGAAGGAATGCAATTTGATAGAGGATATCAATCACCTTATTTTGTTACAAATACTGAAAAAATGATAACAGAATTTGATCAACCACAAATTTTATTATCTGATAAAAAAATTGCAGCAATGAAAGATTTGTTGCCCATATTAGAACCAGTAGCACAATCTGGAAAACCTTTGCTTATTATTTCTGAAGAAGTAGAAGGAGAAGCATTAGCGACGTTAGTCGTCAATAAAATACGGGGGACTTTAAAAGTAGCAGCAATAAAAGCTCCAGGATTTGGAGATAGAAGAAAAGCTATGTTAGAAGATATTGCAATTCTTACTGGAGGGACTGTTATTTCTGAAGAAACAGGAAGTAAATTGGAAGATGTTAAATTAAATATGCTAGGTAAAGCAGAAAGAGTTATTATAGATAAAGACAATACTACTATTGTTAACGGAGGTGGAAGTAAAAAAGATATCAGAGCTCGGGTAGAACAAATTAAAGCTCAAATAGAATCTACAACATCTGATTATGATAAAGAAAAATTGCAGGAACGTCTTGCAAAATTAGCTGGAGGTGTTGCAGTTCTTTATGTTGGAGCTGCATCAGAAGTTGAGATGAAGGAAAAAAAAGATAGGGTAGATGACGCATTGAATGCTACCCGTGCAGCAGTAGAAGAAGGAATTGTAGCTGGTGGAGGTGTTGCTTTAGTACGTGCTATAAAATCATTAAATCATGTATCTGGAGACAATACAGATCAAGACACTGGAATACAGATAGTTAGAAGATCTTTAGAAGAACCTTTACGTCAAATAGTTGCCAATGCTGGAGGGGAAGGATCTGTTGTAGTTGCTAAAGTAGCTGAAGGAAAAGGAGATTTTGGATATGATGCTAAGATTGGAGAATATAAAAATATGATTGTAGAAGGAATTATAGATCCTACAAAAGTTGCTAGAGTTGCATTAGAAAATGCTGCATCAGTATCAGGTATGTTATTAACTACTGAGTGTGTTGTAACAGAAATAAAAAAAGAAGAACAAGGCGCTCCTACAATGCCTGGATCAGCAGGTGGAGGAGGAATGGGGGGAATGATGTAATGTTAAAAAAAAAATAGTGTCCGACAAGACACTATTTTTTTTAATTTAACTATTAAAGCCAATTTTTCTGGATTTTCAAAGTTTGTTCTATCACATCTCTTACACATCCTTTCCCACCTTTTTTTGGAGAAATATATTTTGATATTTCTTTTACTTCTTGAACCGCATCTATTGGAGAACATGGTAAAGCGACATTCTTCATGATTTCAATATCTGGAATATCATCTCCCATATAAAGAATTTTTTTTTTAGTAATATTTAATATCTTACAATATTCATCTAAATATTTTTTTTTATTATCAACTCCCTGATAAATATGACGAATATTAAGTCTTCTTAAACGTTTAAACACCATTAAATCTGATCCACTAGTAATAATACATAAATTATACCCCTTTTTTTTTGCTAATTGAATTGCATATCCATCTTTAGCAAACATTTGACGAACCATGTTTCCATCAGGAAATAAATTCAAAGTACAATTAGTTAAAACTCCGTCTACATCAAATACAAAAGTATTAATATCATTCATTATATTTCTATAGTTATTATTATAGTCCATAACTAAATCCATTATTAAAGTGAGTGAGAATATGACAAAAGAAAAAAAATAAATATTAAAATAAAATAAAAAAGTAGAAAAGAGCATTTTTTATTTATAGATTTTCAAAATTAATATTTGTGAAATTCTTCATTTCTGAAGTTTTTTTTTGAACATCTTTTATTTCTTGATTAAAAGTATGATTTTTAAAATCTTTTTGATGACGTTCTGAAATAACTTCTCTTCCTTTCTCATTTATGATAAATCGAATCATATCATCAAGTATATTTTGAAACTTTGAAAAATCTTCTTTATACAAGTAAATTTTGTGTTTTTTATAAGTTATTTCTCCTGTTTCAGTAAAATTTTTTTTACTTTCAGTAATAGTTAAATAATAATCTCCTGCTCTTGTCTCTCTTGCGTCAAAAAAATATGTACGACTACCAGTTTTTAGAGTACGTGAACAGATTTCGTTTCTTTCTTTAATGTTTTCTTTTTCTTTTTCGTCCATTTCAAACAGTGTTTTTATTATTAAATAAATCCTAATTCAGCAAATCTAAATAAAAAAAATGGTCCATCCTACTTTTCCTAAAATTATTCAAAATAAATTTTCTAAAAAAAAATGCTTCTATTTTCTATTTTAGATATTTTTCCATTATTTAAAAATATAATTAAATCAAAATCAGATATATAAGATATATCATGAGTCATAATTATTATAGTAGTATATTTCAAATTCTTTTTTATATAACTCATGATTGAGTTTACAGTATTTTTATCTATAGAAGAAAAACTATCATCGAATATAAGAATTTTAGGATTTCTTATAATAGCTCTTGCTATGCATATTCTTTGTTTTTGCCCCCCTGATAAAGTTATCCCCCTTTCTCCTATGATCGTTTCATATCCATGTTTAAAAAGAAGTATTTCATCTTCTATCATTGCTTTTCTAGCGGCATCAAATACTTTCCATGATGCGACATTTTTTTCAATACTTCCAAAAGCTATATTATTATAAATTGAATCTGAAAAAAGAAAAGTTTCTTGAGGAACATAACCTATGTTATCTCTAAAGTTTGAAAGATCATGATCTTTCAAAGAAATATTATCAACAAGTATTTCTCCCTTAAAAGGATCATATAAACGCGTTATTAATCTTCCTATAGTTGTTTTACCGGATCCTGTTTTTCCAGTTATAACTAAAGTTTTTCCTCTTTGAAGGGTAAAAGAAATTTCACTTATTGTTTCTTTCTCTTCTTTTTTCTTTTCAAAAGAATCTGAATCATAAATAAAACTAACATTTTTAAACTGAATTTTTCCAAAAACATTTTTTTTTAAAAAACTATTATTAAATATTTTAGGGATTTCTTCTAAAAATTTATTGATGCGGATTTGTGATACTTTTGCTCTTTCAACAATAGATACAACCCATCCTAAAATAATAGATGGAAAAATTAAAACGTTGATATACGTAAAAAATTCAGCAAGAGTCCCTATATTTTTTATTTCTCCTTTAAAATATTTTTTTCCTCCAAAAAAAATAATCAACAAATGACTAGATCCAATAAAAAACATTATAATAGAAGATAAAATTGTGTCAATTTTTGCTAATTCTATATTTTTTTTTTGATACTTAAAAATAATATTTTTATGTTTTTCTTGAAAAAAAAATTCAGATACGAATGATCTAATAACATGAATACCAGAAAATGTCTCCTGTATAAAAGAACAAATAAATGATTGATAACTTTGAACTTCTTCACTCTTTTTAGAAATATAAATACTTACATAATAAATAGAAAAAAAGAGAATAGGAATAGGTAATATTACATAAAAAGTTAACGTTTTGTCTAAACGTAACATTTGTATTAAAACCATAAAAAATAAAATGAAAAAATTCATAAAATACATAATTCCTGGACCAATGTATTGTCGAATAAAAGAAACATCTTCAGTTATCCGATTAATTAAATCTCCTGTTGAATTTTTTTTATAAAAGGATAAACTTAATTTTTGATAATGTGAAAAAATTTCATTTTTTAGATCAAATTCTATCATTCTTGATGTTGTGATAATATATTGACGCATATGGTACTTCACAAAACCACCTACAATAGGAACTATCAATATAATACTTGTATAAATACAAATATCTGTTTTTAAATAATTTAAAAATATAGAAAATAGTGAAACCTTACTAGTCACTCTATATTTGTAAGAATGCAAAAATAAATCTCTAATTGTGTTAACAGATTTACCTATATAAGGAATGGGAAGTAATGTAAATACATTTGATATTAAAATTAATAAAAATCCTTTCCAAAATCGAAATTTATATTTTAAAAAATATTTTTTGCTAAAAGCAAGTAAGTTCCACATACAAAACACAAAAATACAAACTTTTTAAGTTTGACATTTTCTTTACATTATGTAAAAAAAAACTAAAAAGAAATGTTAATAAGGCGACATTTCAGGATAAAAAGTATGCAATTTTTATATGCTCAATACTTATCTAAAATGACTCCTGAAAAGGTAGAAAAAAATATGCTAGTAAGCATTGAGGAATTACATGAAATTTATATCTCTCTTCTTTATTTGATACTAAAAATTAGAGATTACGCTATTTTCATTATTGCAAATAATAAGAAAAAAATGTTTTCTAATTTAAAAAAAGAAGAAGAGAATAAAATTGAAATCAGTCAAATACAAAAATTAGTTGATAATTCTATTATTAAAATATTATCTCATAATAAACATTTATTGGAATATAATCCTGATAATGATAAAATGTTTTGGGGAAAAAAAAACGAATATATTGTACTTATTATACTAAAAGAAACACAAAAATCAAATATTTTTAATAATTCTTCTAATAAATATCATTCTTCTTCTTCTTTTGAAAAAGAAAAAAAATTTATTATAAAATACTATAAAAATTTTGTTATTTCTAATAAAAAATTAATAGAATACATTGAAGATAAATATATAAATGGTCTTTATGATTTATGTTTAGCACACATAATGGTATGTAAAACATTACAACATATAAAATCTTATACTCCAAAAAACTTTCAATTATATAACATTTGTAATGATGAAAATAAAAAATTTGTTATTGATTTATATAGAAATACCATTTCTCATAAAAAAGAATTCAATCATCTAATAGAAAAGATATCCAAAAATTGGGATATAAATAGAATCTCTATTCTAGATCTAATCATATTACAAATGGCAATTTGTGAATTTCTATATTTTCCAAATATCCCCCCCAAATCTACTATAAATGAATACATAG from Blattabacterium cuenoti carries:
- the secG gene encoding preprotein translocase subunit SecG; its protein translation is MKEIYSTIFGFLIVFICTLLITIILIQNPKKESISQYFMEKNFRFFGIRQTNTFLERITWILSIILVFLTLFFNLFLIKTINIMS
- a CDS encoding co-chaperone GroES, whose protein sequence is MVEVKIKPLEDRVLVQSDPAETKTSSGIIIPDTAKEKPQKGTIIAVGNGKKNEPMVLKKGDRVLYGKYSGTELKWEGKEYLIMRVSDVIAII
- the groL gene encoding chaperonin GroEL (60 kDa chaperone family; promotes refolding of misfolded polypeptides especially under stressful conditions; forms two stacked rings of heptamers to form a barrel-shaped 14mer; ends can be capped by GroES; misfolded proteins enter the barrel where they are refolded when GroES binds), encoding MAKDIKFDIEARDKLKKGVDALANAVKVTLGPKGRNVVLQKSFGGPQVTKDGVSVAKEIELEDSIENLGAQMVKEVASKTNDVAGDGTTTATVLAQAIVREGLKNVAAGANPMDLKRGIDKALEVVIFDLKKQSREVGGNTEKIKQVASISANNDEKTGALIADAFEKVGKEGVITVEEAKGTDTSVDVVEGMQFDRGYQSPYFVTNTEKMITEFDQPQILLSDKKIAAMKDLLPILEPVAQSGKPLLIISEEVEGEALATLVVNKIRGTLKVAAIKAPGFGDRRKAMLEDIAILTGGTVISEETGSKLEDVKLNMLGKAERVIIDKDNTTIVNGGGSKKDIRARVEQIKAQIESTTSDYDKEKLQERLAKLAGGVAVLYVGAASEVEMKEKKDRVDDALNATRAAVEEGIVAGGGVALVRAIKSLNHVSGDNTDQDTGIQIVRRSLEEPLRQIVANAGGEGSVVVAKVAEGKGDFGYDAKIGEYKNMIVEGIIDPTKVARVALENAASVSGMLLTTECVVTEIKKEEQGAPTMPGSAGGGGMGGMM
- a CDS encoding KdsC family phosphatase, whose protein sequence is MDLVMDYNNNYRNIMNDINTFVFDVDGVLTNCTLNLFPDGNMVRQMFAKDGYAIQLAKKKGYNLCIITSGSDLMVFKRLRRLNIRHIYQGVDNKKKYLDEYCKILNITKKKILYMGDDIPDIEIMKNVALPCSPIDAVQEVKEISKYISPKKGGKGCVRDVIEQTLKIQKNWL
- a CDS encoding DUF3276 family protein produces the protein MDEKEKENIKERNEICSRTLKTGSRTYFFDARETRAGDYYLTITESKKNFTETGEITYKKHKIYLYKEDFSKFQNILDDMIRFIINEKGREVISERHQKDFKNHTFNQEIKDVQKKTSEMKNFTNINFENL
- a CDS encoding ABC transporter ATP-binding protein; protein product: MWNLLAFSKKYFLKYKFRFWKGFLLILISNVFTLLPIPYIGKSVNTIRDLFLHSYKYRVTSKVSLFSIFLNYLKTDICIYTSIILIVPIVGGFVKYHMRQYIITTSRMIEFDLKNEIFSHYQKLSLSFYKKNSTGDLINRITEDVSFIRQYIGPGIMYFMNFFILFFMVLIQMLRLDKTLTFYVILPIPILFFSIYYVSIYISKKSEEVQSYQSFICSFIQETFSGIHVIRSFVSEFFFQEKHKNIIFKYQKKNIELAKIDTILSSIIMFFIGSSHLLIIFFGGKKYFKGEIKNIGTLAEFFTYINVLIFPSIILGWVVSIVERAKVSQIRINKFLEEIPKIFNNSFLKKNVFGKIQFKNVSFIYDSDSFEKKKEEKETISEISFTLQRGKTLVITGKTGSGKTTIGRLITRLYDPFKGEILVDNISLKDHDLSNFRDNIGYVPQETFLFSDSIYNNIAFGSIEKNVASWKVFDAARKAMIEDEILLFKHGYETIIGERGITLSGGQKQRICIARAIIRNPKILIFDDSFSSIDKNTVNSIMSYIKKNLKYTTIIIMTHDISYISDFDLIIFLNNGKISKIENRSIFF
- the nusB gene encoding transcription antitermination factor NusB; the encoded protein is MQFLYAQYLSKMTPEKVEKNMLVSIEELHEIYISLLYLILKIRDYAIFIIANNKKKMFSNLKKEEENKIEISQIQKLVDNSIIKILSHNKHLLEYNPDNDKMFWGKKNEYIVLIILKETQKSNIFNNSSNKYHSSSSFEKEKKFIIKYYKNFVISNKKLIEYIEDKYINGLYDLCLAHIMVCKTLQHIKSYTPKNFQLYNICNDENKKFVIDLYRNTISHKKEFNHLIEKISKNWDINRISILDLIILQMAICEFLYFPNIPPKSTINEYIEISKIFCTKKSKIFINGILDKIFKLLYKMF